Part of the Anopheles coluzzii chromosome 3, AcolN3, whole genome shotgun sequence genome is shown below.
GTTATAATTCCAGCTAGTCCTTACACAGGATTTTAGCTTACACTCTAGTCTCGACTCTACCAAGATTTCAGTAGCATTTGTATCTTCAAAAAGTTCGCATACTAAGTCACCCTTTTTCGCACGTTTGTTCCGTCCCGCTACAGGATAACAGTTCCCTGCGAAGTGTGATCGAAAAACCACCGATCGTGGGCAAAGAACTGCTTCCACTCACCAGTGTACAGCTTGCCGGATTCCGTCTGCATCCTGGACCGGTAAGTCCTAATTCAAACACCCAAACAATGCTCagtgcactctctctctctctctctctctaacataaatgtttccctttctttctccAACCGTAAAACCGCAGCTTCCGGAGCAGTACAAACACTTAAAAACCGCACCAACTAGAAAGCATAAGAATAAGCataagaaacacaaacacaaggatGGCGTGGCGCCACCGGAACAGTCCGCGCTCGAGGCGGCCGGGCTGGACACGCACGAGAAGAAGCACAAAAAGCAGAAAAGGCACGAGGACGACAAGGAGCGCAAGAAGcggaaaaaggagaaaaagcgCAAAAAACAGCGCCACAGTCCGGAGCATCCGGCGGGTGGTGGGGGTGGTACCGCCTCGGTACCACCGCAAACGCAAGTCTATTAAGGAGAAGGTGGATATGGATGGAGGGCTGGTCGTTATTGgagcgagggagagagaggggggcGGCTTTTTGTACCACCAGTACCACCACCGTGTCACCgtggcagcaaaaacaaaaacacataccgTTCATTCATAcatagatacacacacacaccggggaGGAAGCGAAACGAACCAAATCACTGTGGAGATAAAGAAGGGAAGCCTTTATCAAGAAACCACCGCGGAACACACCACAATCCCTTTTCCTCGGCTCGTGCTCCTAAACCGGCACATGATGATTGTACATCGATGTGGCGTGTATCGATATTAAACAGCCACTTTGTTGTTCACGCGTGTGTCTGCAGAGCGGGTGCGTTTAAAGCCGGGGGTGGAGAGAGTAAGTGGGAACACGAC
Proteins encoded:
- the LOC120955780 gene encoding mediator of RNA polymerase II transcription subunit 19, yielding MFNNYGNTMASDPFRKVEQYSPKSSPRAGGAGGRSPVVARQDSSGTLKTTIQLGKNPSILHSGPFYLMKEPPGEGELTGATNLMAHYGLEHSYSKFSGKKVKEQLSSFLPNLPGVIDGPGHLDNSSLRSVIEKPPIVGKELLPLTSVQLAGFRLHPGPLPEQYKHLKTAPTRKHKNKHKKHKHKDGVAPPEQSALEAAGLDTHEKKHKKQKRHEDDKERKKRKKEKKRKKQRHSPEHPAGGGGGTASVPPQTQVY